TACTTCTGCCTGCTCGATGCCAACGGCAAGCTGCTGCCGCGCTTCATCACCGTGGCCAACGTCGAGTCCAAGGACCCGGCGCAGATCGTCTCGGGTAACGAGAAAGTCGTGCGCCCGCGCCTGACCGACGCCGAGTTCTTCTTCAAGCAGGACAAGAAGCAGAAGCTCGAAGGCTTCAACCAGCGCCTGGCCAACGTGGTGTTCCAGGCCCAGTTGGGTTCGGTATTTGAAAAAGCCCAACGGGTATCGGCGCTCGCCGGTTTTATCGCCCGCGAAGTCGGTGGCGACGCCCAGCGCGCCGCCCGTGCCGGTCTGCTGTCCAAATGCGACCTGGCCACAGAGATGGTTGGCGAATTCCCCGAAATGCAGGGCATCGCCGGCTACTACTACGCGCTCAACGACGGTGAGCCGCAGGACGTCGCCCTGGCCCTGAACGAGCAATACATGCCGCGCGGTGCTGGTGCCGAACTGCCGAGCACCCTGACCGGTGCTGCCGTGGCCGTGGCCGACAAGCTCGACACCCTGGTCGGCATCTTCGGCATCGGCATGCTGCCGACCGGCTCTAAAGACCCCTACGCTCTGCGTCGCGCCGCCCTCGGCGTGCTGCGCATCCTGATCGAGAAGGGCCTGGATCTGGACCTGGCCACTGCGGTCGACTTCGCCGTCGCCCAGTACGCCGGCAAGATCAAGACCGACGGTCTGGCAGCTCAGGTGCTGGAGTTCATCTTCGACCGCCTGCGTGCGCGCTACGAAGACGAAGGCATCGAAGTCGCCGTGTACCAGGCCGTGCGTGCGGTGGGCCCGACCTCGCCGCTGGACTTCGACCAGCGCGTGCAGGCCGTGCAGGCCTTCCGCAAGCTGCCGCAGGCCGCTGCCCTGGCCGCTGCCAACAAGCGTGTGTCGAACCTGCTGAGCAAGGCCGAAGGTGGCGTCGCCGCCCAGGTCGAAGCGCACTACTTCGACAACCCCAGCGAGTTCGCCCTGCACGCTGCCATCCAGCAGGCCGACCAGGCCGTTCAACCGCTTGCCGCCGCCCGTCAGTACAACGAAGCACTGGCCAAGCTGGCCAGCCTGCGCGAGCCGGTGGACGCCTTCTTCGAGGCGGTGCTGGTCAACGCCGAGGACGCACGCGTGCGTGCCAACCGTTACGCCCTGCTGGCTCGCCTGCGCGGGCTGTTCCTCGGTGTGGCGGACATCTCGGTACTGGGCTGACGCCAGGCGCTGGCCGCGAAGCTTTTCGCGGCCAGCGGTCGTTTCCATCTCTGCTTGTGGCGTGGCTGCATGAAACTGCTGATTCTCGACCGCGACGGTGTCATCAACCAGGATTCCGACGCCTATATCAAGACGCTCGACGAGTGGATTCCGATCCCGTCGTCGATCAGCGCCATCGCACGCCTGTCGCAAGCGGGCTGGACGGTGGCCGTGGCCACCAACCAGTCCGGTATCGCCCGTGGCTATTACGACCTGGCGACCCTGGAGTCGATGCACGCGCGCCTGCGCCAGCTGGTGGCGGAGCAGGGCGGTGAGGTCGGCCTGATCGTCCACTGCCCGCACGGCCCGGACGATGGCTGCGACTGTCGCAAGCCGAAACCTGGCATGCTCAACCAGATTGCTGCGCACTACACCACGGATCTGACAGGTGTCTGGT
This region of Pseudomonas wenzhouensis genomic DNA includes:
- the gmhB gene encoding D-glycero-beta-D-manno-heptose 1,7-bisphosphate 7-phosphatase, with amino-acid sequence MKLLILDRDGVINQDSDAYIKTLDEWIPIPSSISAIARLSQAGWTVAVATNQSGIARGYYDLATLESMHARLRQLVAEQGGEVGLIVHCPHGPDDGCDCRKPKPGMLNQIAAHYTTDLTGVWFVGDTSGDLQAALAVDCQPVLVKTGKGERTLAKPLPPGTLVFDDLAAVADQLLS
- the glyS gene encoding glycine--tRNA ligase subunit beta, yielding MSAQDFLVELGTEELPPKALKSLGDAFLAGIEKGLKAAGLSYTASRVYAAPRRLAVLVEQLEEQQADRSMNLDGPPIQAAFDADGNPTQAALGFARKCGVDIAEIDRSGAKLRFAQHIPGQPAVNLLPTIVQDSLNDLPIPKRMRWAARRDEFVRPTQWLVMLFGDAVVDCEILAQKAGRVSRGHRFHANREVRISSPANYAEDLRSAYVLADFAERRELISRRVDELAAAEQGSAIVPPALLDEVTALVEWPVPLVCSFEERFLEVPQEALISTMQDNQKYFCLLDANGKLLPRFITVANVESKDPAQIVSGNEKVVRPRLTDAEFFFKQDKKQKLEGFNQRLANVVFQAQLGSVFEKAQRVSALAGFIAREVGGDAQRAARAGLLSKCDLATEMVGEFPEMQGIAGYYYALNDGEPQDVALALNEQYMPRGAGAELPSTLTGAAVAVADKLDTLVGIFGIGMLPTGSKDPYALRRAALGVLRILIEKGLDLDLATAVDFAVAQYAGKIKTDGLAAQVLEFIFDRLRARYEDEGIEVAVYQAVRAVGPTSPLDFDQRVQAVQAFRKLPQAAALAAANKRVSNLLSKAEGGVAAQVEAHYFDNPSEFALHAAIQQADQAVQPLAAARQYNEALAKLASLREPVDAFFEAVLVNAEDARVRANRYALLARLRGLFLGVADISVLG